One part of the Glycine max cultivar Williams 82 chromosome 14, Glycine_max_v4.0, whole genome shotgun sequence genome encodes these proteins:
- the LOC100797674 gene encoding RNA demethylase ALKBH9B, which translates to MDDQEQHRQPQPNSNNGSNADPFLLNYSTSDLRTASEFLATWLPFLSRDLCTRCTLSLSDRIRSIDPGEAPQNEIPSDQNDVDVEDNCDNCDAHSLGSWKDGAEVNNSNVETPSQRISWADMAQEDDEFGDEEDSNNGGNFAVGDSNAFSHVAKVVAEKPTLPREQREYIRFMNVRRKKDFICFERVNGKLVNILEGLELHTGIFSAAEQKRIVNYVASLQEMGRKGELKEQTFSAPQKWMRGKGRQTIQFGCCYNYAVDRDGNPPGILGNGMVDPIPALFKVIIRRLIKWHVLPPTCVPDSCIVNIYEEGDCIPPHIDNHDFVRPFCTVSFLSECNIVFGSNLKIVGPGEFDGSIAIPLPMGSVLVLNGNGADVAKHCVPAVPTKRISITFRRMDVSKRPFGYVPEPDLQGIQPLAYEVEQEKKSSGHRPSRHTKRHKDRRGGGRNDAMGSATRNDRFLEPHDSNLNSPRSATRNDRFSEPRDSNLSSPRSATRNDRFSEPRDSNLSSSRSANRWSRKPGS; encoded by the exons ATGGACGACCAAGAACAACACCGACAACCTCAACCCAACAGCAACAACGGTTCCAACGCCGACCCTTTTCTCCTCAACTACAGCACCTCCGATCTCCGAACCGCTTCAGAGTTTCTCGCCACGTGGCTCCCTTTCCTCTCACGAGATCTCTGCACTCGATGCACCCTGTCCCTCTCCGATCGCATCCGCTCCATCGACCCAG GTGAAGCGCCTCAAAACGAAATCCCCAGTGACCAAAACGACGTCGACGTGGAGGATAACTGCGACAACTGCGACGCGCATTCTCTCGGGAGTTGGAAGGACGGGGCGGAGGTGAATAACTCCAATGTGGAGACTCCGAGCCAGAGGATTTCATGGGCCGACATGGCCCAAGAAGATGACGAGTTCGGCGACGAAGAAGACAGCAACAATGGCGGGAATTTTGCGGTGGGTGATTCGAATGCTTTCTCTCATGTGGCTAAGGTTGTGGCTGAGAAGCCTACTCTGCCGAGGGAGCAGAGGGAGTACATTAGGTTCATGAATGTGAGGCGAAAGAAGGACTTTATCTGCTTTGAGAGGGTTAACGGGAAGCTTGTGAACATTCTTGAAGGGCTTGAGCTGCACACTGGGATTTTCAGTGCTGCTGAGCAGAAGAGGATTGTTAATTATGTCGCCTCGTTGCAGGAAATGGGGAGAAAGGGGGAATTGAAAG AGCAAACGTTTTCAGCTCCCCAAAAGTGGATGAGGGGTAAGGGACGCCAAACCATCCAATTTGGGTGCTGTTACAATTATGCAGTG GATAGAGATGGTAACCCACCTGGTATTCTTGGGAATGGAATGGTTGATCCTATACCTGCTCTTTTCAAGGTCATTATTCGACGTCTTATCAAGTGGCATGTACTCCCTCCTACTTGTGTGCCAGATAGTTGCATTGTTAATATCTATGAAGAAGGGGACTGTATACCTCCACATATAGATAACCATGACTTTGTTCGACCATTTTGCACTGTATCATTTCTTAGTGAGTGCAATATAGTTTTTGGATCAAACTTAAAAATTGTAGGCCCTGGTGAATTTGATGGCTCAATTGCTATTCCGTTACCTATGGG ATCTGTACTTGTCTTGAACGGAAATGGAGCTGATGTAGCTAAGCATTGCGTGCCTGCAGTTCCTACCAAAAG GATATCAATCACATTTAGAAGAATGGATGTGTCCAAGCGGCCTTTTGGGTATGTTCCAGAACCCGATCTTCAGGGGATCCAACCATTGGCCTATGAAGTTGAGCAGGAAAAGAAATCAAGTGGGCACAGACCTAGTCGTCACACAAAGAGACATAAAGACAGGAGAGGAGGTGGCAGGAATGATGCAATGGGATCTGCAACTAGAAATGATAGGTTCTTAGAGCCCCATGACTCAAATCTAAATTCACCAAGATCTGCAACTAGAAATGATAGGTTCTCGGAGCCCCGTGACTCAAATCTAAGTTCACCTAGATCTGCAACTAGAAATGATAGGTTCTCAGAGCCCCGTGACTCGAATCTAAGTTCATCAAGATCTGCAAATAGGTGGAGTAGGAAACCTGGTAGTTAA
- the LOC100798732 gene encoding E3 ubiquitin-protein ligase AIP2, whose protein sequence is MESEDLVKQELEELQKQLGKKQKFEASVSSLKTLLQRTYPSASPALRKSFYSVLCRVATVLKTRYTAPGFWNAGLGLFEQAHLLVSDPSEKEHLKACIAQAREHLHLEDNPSQTLRPADNQANRGYLFEGHLTVDPEPPQPQWLVQSNLLTTAATLFAAESSQASEANETTQDDATNMLEDLLNRLEEVVPLMVDVGPVAPRAPPASKEVVANLPVITLTEEILANLGKDAECAICRENLVLNDKMQELPCKHTFHPPCLKPWLDEHNSCPICRHELQTDDHAYESWKEREKEAEEERKGAENAIRGGEYMYV, encoded by the exons atggaatcGGAGGATTTGGTCAAACAGGAATTGGAGGAATTGCAGAAACAATTGGGGAAGAAGCAAAAGTTTGAAGCTTCTGTTTCGTCTCTTAAAACCCTTCTCCAACGCACTTACCCATCAGCTTCCCCGGCGCTTCGTAAATCC TTTTATTCAGTTCTATGCCGAGTTGCTACTGTGTTGAAGACCAGGTATACAGCACCAGGTTTCTGGAATGCTGGACTGGGCCTTTTTGAGCAGGCTCATTTGCTTGTTTCTGATCCTTCTGAGAAGGAGCACTTGAAGGCTTGCATTGCTCAGGCCAGGGAACATTTGCATCTAGAAGACAACCCATCACAAACTTTACGACCTGCAGATAATCAGGCAAACAGAG GGTATCTTTTTGAGGGCCACCTTACGGTTGATCCTGAACCACCTCAGCCGCAATggttggtgcagtcaaacctCTTGACAACAGCTGCTACACTCTTTGCTGCTGAATCCTCTCAAGCTTCAGAAGCAAATGAAACCACTCAAGATGATGCCACAAATATGCTTGAAGATCTTCTAAATAGATTGGAAGAAGTTGTGCCCTTg ATGGTGGATGTAGGTCCTGTAGCTCCAAGAGCCCCTCCTGCCAGTAAAGAGGTCGTGGCAAATCTTCCGGTCATTACTCTCACAGAGGAAATCCTGGCTAATTTAGGGAAAGATGCAGAGTGTGCAATTTGCAGGgagaacttggttttaaatgaCAAAATGCAAGAGTTGCCATGCAAGCACACATTCCACCCACCATGTCTAAAGCCATGGCTG GATGAGCACAATTCTTGTCCCATCTGTCGGCATGAGCTGCAAACTGATGATCATGCCTATGAGAGCTGGAAGGAGCGTGAAAAGGAAGCTGAAGAAGAGAGGAAAGGTGCTGAAAATGCAATTCGAGGTGGTGAATACATGTATGTTTAA